GTGCCGCCGGCGACGGCGCCCTTCCCGCTGAATGCTAATCCTTCTCGTACCGTGACCCGAATGGCACGTCCGTATTCCGGCCGACACAGAGCAGGTCACTCCCCCATGCTCTCCACAACAGGGACCTGGTTGCCGGTGTTCCTGCCTACTCGTGGCACAGTTACGCGTCCAGCGAACGCGTAACCGGGGCAAGATCGCCGCAAACGTAACATCCGAGACATTCTCATCATACCTGTCTCACTGGCCGACAAGACAGCACGCCGGTGCCACCCGACCACATCGGGTGGCACCGGCGTGTCCGAGTCGTCAGTGTGCGGCGCGGTAGGCGTCGATCACCGAGGCCGGGATCCGGCCCCGCTCGCCGACCTCGTAGCCGTTGTCGATCGCCCAGGTGCGCACGTCCGCCGTGGACGCGCCCGCCACCTTCGTACCCCGCCGACCGCGGCCGCGACCGCTCGACCGGCCGGAAACCTTCCGCGCGGAAGGAACGTACCGGCCCACCGAATCACGAACCTCTTTCGCATGCTTCTTGCAGACGTCGACCTCGTACGTCGCGCCTTCAAGACCGAAAGAAATTGTCTCCACACCCTCGGTCTCGTCGCCATGGAGATCACAGACGAGTAGGGTCATGACCTTCTGAGCCACCGGGTAACCTTTCGATCCCAGGTAATCTGCAGAGACATCAGATCATTGATGATAACGAAAAAGCAAATCCGGGAGCGGCGAGTCACTCGTTTCTCTCGTCCGGCCCACCGCTATCCGAGTCTATCTCGGGCGGCTCCTCATTATGCGTTCGCTGAGTGCGGAATAGCCAGACCACGAATGCGATGACCACACCGGCCATCACGCCAGGTGGAAGCAGCGCTGCGAGTACATCCAGCATTACGTAAATCAGCTTCCCGGCTTGACGAGCGGAAAGGTAATCGACTCGCGCAACGGTAGGCCGGTGAAGAACAGGAGCAACCGGTCGATTCCCAGGCCCATGCCGCCGGCCGGCGGCATGCCGTGCTCGAGCGCGCGGAGGAAATCCTCGTCCCACCACATCGCCTCGTCGTCACCGGCCTCCCGCAAGGCTGCCTGTGCGACGAACCGCTCCCGCTGCTCCAGCGGGTCGTTCAGCTCGGTGTAGCCGGTGCCCGCCTCGACGCCTTGGATGTACAGGTCCCACTTCTCCACCAGCCCGGCCGTCTGGCGGTGCGAACGGACGAGCGGTGAGGTCTCCTGCGGGTAGTCGCGGACGAACGTGGGCTCGACGAGCGTCGACGCCACCAGCTCGTCGAAGAGCTCCTCGGCGAGGCGTCCAGGACCCCAGGACGGGTGTACGTCGATACCGTGCTTCTCGGCGAGCACGGTGAGCCGGCTCAGCTCGTCGGCCGGCGAGACCTCCTCGCCGAGCGCCTCGGAAAGCACGCCGTACATGGTTACCTGGCGCCACCCGCCACCGAGGTCGTACTCGGTGCCGTCGAAATGCCGCACCACGGTCGACCCAAAGGTCGCAACCGCGGCTTCCTGGACGAATCCGCGGGTCAGGTCGGCCACCGTGTCGTAATCGCCGTAGGCCTCGTACGCCTCGAGCATTGTGAACTCGGGATTGTGCGTACGGTCCACGCCCTCGTTGCGGAAGTTCCGGTTGATCTCGAAGACCTTCTCGACGCCACCGACGAGCAGCCGCTTGAGATAGAGCTCCGGGGCGACGCGCAGGTACAAC
Above is a genomic segment from Streptosporangiales bacterium containing:
- the lysS gene encoding lysine--tRNA ligase, with protein sequence MNEQTSPYEDLPEQIRVRREKLDRLRAAGVDPYPAGIARTVTSADIRARFPELPADAATGEQVAVVGRIMLSRVGGKLCFATLQDGFGRIQVMVSLAEVGEESLASWKTDVDLGDHVRVEGEVITSKRGELSVLASSWQLAGKALRPWPEKWHGLADPEARVRQRYVDLTVNPDSRRMLQQRSDVVRAVRESMHTRGYIEVETPMLQVIPGGGTARPFVTHINAYDLPLYLRVAPELYLKRLLVGGVEKVFEINRNFRNEGVDRTHNPEFTMLEAYEAYGDYDTVADLTRGFVQEAAVATFGSTVVRHFDGTEYDLGGGWRQVTMYGVLSEALGEEVSPADELSRLTVLAEKHGIDVHPSWGPGRLAEELFDELVASTLVEPTFVRDYPQETSPLVRSHRQTAGLVEKWDLYIQGVEAGTGYTELNDPLEQRERFVAQAALREAGDDEAMWWDEDFLRALEHGMPPAGGMGLGIDRLLLFFTGLPLRESITFPLVKPGS
- a CDS encoding Lsr2 family protein, coding for MAQKVMTLLVCDLHGDETEGVETISFGLEGATYEVDVCKKHAKEVRDSVGRYVPSARKVSGRSSGRGRGRRGTKVAGASTADVRTWAIDNGYEVGERGRIPASVIDAYRAAH